The Gemmatimonadota bacterium DNA window GCGAGGCGATTGCCCCGGTGGCGGCAGACGTTGTGAAACGCGCGGATGCGGCCGTCCTCCGCCCGTGTTATGACAATCGAGGCAGGAATGTGGGGCAGGTCCCGCACGAAATAGCTGCCGGGTTCCTCCACATCGTCCTCTCGGCAAGCATAAAGCCAGTGACAGGAGAAGATGCGGTCGCGTTCACGGGCGAAGTATTCGAACGACGTATAGGGTGATGTCGGCAGCGGACCGGTTCCGAGCTCCGGAAACCGGGCAGCCCAGCGCACCGTTTCGGTCTGCACGGCTCAACCGGACCCGTGGTACTTCGCCGACAGGCCCTCGCCGGCCGTCAGGTAGGCTTCCCGTGGCGGGCTGAATACATCCAGGATGACCGCGCCACTGTCACCGGTACGGACACCGTGCGGCGTATTGCCGGGGGTGCACCAGAAGTCTCCCTGTTGCATCTCGACTTCCTCGCCGTCCTGGATGCGCACGCACTCGCCCTCCATCAGGATGCCCCATTGCTCTTCATCGTGGCTGTGGATGGTGGGTTCGGTGTGCGGGCCGATCTCCGCCAGGGAGAACATGACCTTCTCGCCGATGAACAGGCGAGTGGATATCGTGTCGGTCAGCTTGCGGAATATGCCGTCGTCCTTGGTCTTGAAATACCATTGTTTCGCATCGGACATTCTGAACTCCTTTCCTTGATTTCGTTTGCCGTGGCGGCCCCGGACCGACGGAGGGGCAATCTGGCGGCTCGAAGGCCGAAACTTCGTCGGTTCTTATCCGCTATCCGGGCCTAATGGGTTTCCTCCGCGTGATCCGCGGTGAAAATTTCGCCGAGCAGCTTCTCCCGGTCGACGACCCGCCCCTCCTTGACGACGGTTTCGATCGAACGGGTCGCCCGGATGTCCGCCAGCGGGTCCTCCGAGAGTATCAGCAGGTCGGCGCTCTTGCCGGGCGCCAGCGAGCCGATCAGCGGCTCCCGGGCCAAGGTCGCGGCCGGATGCGGCGCCGCGCTGATGGCGGCAAGCTCCGGCACGCCGGCGGCGACCATGAGTTCCAACTCGCGGTGCACGCTCAGGCCCGGAAAGACGCCCGGAACGCCTGTGTCGGGACCGACCGCGAATGGAATGCCCGCATCGTGGATCTTTTTCATGTTGCCCATGATGGTCGGCAACTGCCGCGCGATATTGTCCCGCCTGGTGAAGGCATCGAACTCGTCCAGCGGGCCGCCGGGCCCCAGGGTTTCCAGCGTGGCTTTCGGCACGCTCTCGCGCACCCAGGAAGAGTCCGCCCATGCCCGGATCGCCTGCGGCTCATAGGTGTCGTTGTAGATGGACAGCGTCGCCACGTACAGGCTGCCGTTGGCGCGCATCGCCTCCAGGTACTCGTCATCGATCTCGCCCGTCACCGAAGAGTGGTACAGGATGTCGCCGCCCGCCTGCAGCACCTCTCGGTGGCCTTCCAGTTCGTAGACGTGCGACGCAACCGGCAGGCCGTGCCGGTGTGCCTCGGTAATCACCCGCTGCATCACGTCCTTGCGCAGCATCGGCATCGCCTGATGGAAAGCGCAGCACATCGAGTCGTAGAAGATCTTTACGAAATTGACGCCGTTTTCAGCCAATCCCGCAACGGCTGCCGGGGCATTGTCCGGATCGTCGAGCTCGATGCGCGCATCCATCTGGTTGGACCCCGCCCATCCCGCCGGCGCGGTCACCCCGGGGCCGGAAACGAACAGTCTCGGCCCTTCGATCTCGCCCGACGCGAGCGCCTGCCGCAACCAGAGGCCGTTGTCGATGGGCTGCACCGAGAAGTGGCAACCCACCACCCCCCAGTAGAGCATCTGCCGGAGCACCCGTTTCTGGTCATCCACAACATAGGAGGCGCCCACGTCGACCACGGTGTCGAAGCCACCGCTGATCAGGTGGGCATGCATGTCGATCAACCCGGGAATGACTGTCTTGCCGGACGCATCGACGTGCCCTGGGCCGGATGCGAGGGAATCGGTATCGGGCAGTATGCTCCTGATCTTGCCGGACTCTATGAAAATGGCTTGACGCTCGAGCGGCGGGCGGCCGCTTCCGTCGATGACGCGCGCGTTGCGAATGACTGTCGGGCTCGTATCGACAGGATCCGTGGTTGAAGATGATGTAGACATTCCCCTCGCCCGCCTGGGTCGGAACAGACCCTCCCGGTTGCTTATCTAGCATAACGTCCCCATACTTTCCAGCAGAGTCAGGGGGGTTACAGGGACCCTTTGCCCCATCGCACCAGACGGGCAGGGGAACCGTTTGCATGGGCAATCAGGCGTCGACCGGCGAACGCAGCACAACCGATTTTGTCGAGGATCTCGTTCGCGCCAATCAGTCAACACTCACCGCCTACATGCGCCGGAGGATTCCTTCGGCGTCCGATGCCGCGGATGCGTGCCAGGAGGTGTTCCTGCGCATGTGCCGCATCGACCGGCCGTCCCGCATCAGGAACCCCCGCGCCTTTCTGTTCCAGACGGCCCAGAACATCGTCCAGGACTACTTTCGCAAGCGAAGAATCAGCGAAGTACCGCTCGGCATCGACGCCTTCGGGGCCGAGCCGCGCCTGACCAGCCCGTCGCCCGAGCGCGCGCAGTACGCGAAGGAGTGGGACGCCGCCTACCGGGCCGCCATCGACGAACTGACGCCGAGGTGCCGGAGGGTCTTCGTTCTGTGCAGAATCCGTAACTGGCCCCATGCGGAGATCGCGCGGGAAATGGGCATTTCCACGAAAATGGTGGAGAAGTACATGACAAAGGCCCTCGCCCA harbors:
- a CDS encoding Rieske (2Fe-2S) protein, yielding MQTETVRWAARFPELGTGPLPTSPYTSFEYFARERDRIFSCHWLYACREDDVEEPGSYFVRDLPHIPASIVITRAEDGRIRAFHNVCRHRGNRLADGQGRSRRLTCNYHGWTYATDGNLVGVPDEDQFV
- a CDS encoding cupin domain-containing protein; its protein translation is MSDAKQWYFKTKDDGIFRKLTDTISTRLFIGEKVMFSLAEIGPHTEPTIHSHDEEQWGILMEGECVRIQDGEEVEMQQGDFWCTPGNTPHGVRTGDSGAVILDVFSPPREAYLTAGEGLSAKYHGSG
- a CDS encoding amidohydrolase family protein, which translates into the protein MSTSSSTTDPVDTSPTVIRNARVIDGSGRPPLERQAIFIESGKIRSILPDTDSLASGPGHVDASGKTVIPGLIDMHAHLISGGFDTVVDVGASYVVDDQKRVLRQMLYWGVVGCHFSVQPIDNGLWLRQALASGEIEGPRLFVSGPGVTAPAGWAGSNQMDARIELDDPDNAPAAVAGLAENGVNFVKIFYDSMCCAFHQAMPMLRKDVMQRVITEAHRHGLPVASHVYELEGHREVLQAGGDILYHSSVTGEIDDEYLEAMRANGSLYVATLSIYNDTYEPQAIRAWADSSWVRESVPKATLETLGPGGPLDEFDAFTRRDNIARQLPTIMGNMKKIHDAGIPFAVGPDTGVPGVFPGLSVHRELELMVAAGVPELAAISAAPHPAATLAREPLIGSLAPGKSADLLILSEDPLADIRATRSIETVVKEGRVVDREKLLGEIFTADHAEETH
- a CDS encoding sigma-70 family RNA polymerase sigma factor yields the protein MGNQASTGERSTTDFVEDLVRANQSTLTAYMRRRIPSASDAADACQEVFLRMCRIDRPSRIRNPRAFLFQTAQNIVQDYFRKRRISEVPLGIDAFGAEPRLTSPSPERAQYAKEWDAAYRAAIDELTPRCRRVFVLCRIRNWPHAEIAREMGISTKMVEKYMTKALAHLTVKLQEFLVDDFH